AACTTATTCCAAAAAGTGCTAAAAAATGACAAAATTACGATTTACAAACTTCTTTAAAGGATAAAAATGGAACTCACACATTTAGACAAACGCCAAAATCCAAAAATGGTAGATGTTTCTTTAAAAGATTCCACACAGCGAGAAGCAATTGCTAGCGGCAAAATCACAATGGGCAAAGAAGCCTTTGGCGCAATAAAAGAACAAAGAGTAAAAAAGGGAGCAGTGCTACAAACAGCAATCATCGCTGCAATTATGGGAGCAAAACGAACTTCAGAGTTAATCCCTATGTGCCATCCGCTTTTTTTAAGTAGCGTTAAATGTAACATTACCGAACTTGAAAGCGAAAACGCCTTTATTTTAGAAGTGCGTGCTAAAACCTTTGGACAAACAGGCGTAGAAATGGAAGCATTAATGGGAGTTAATATTGGACTTCTAACCATTTATGATATGGTTAAAGCCATTGACAAAACAATGGTTTTAAGCGAAATTTGCTTGCTAGAAAAAAGTGGTGGCAAAAGTGGGCATTTTGTGCGATAAAAACCAATAGAATCTTATGTGAATTTTTGTAATACAAATCTTAAAGTTTTTTTATAGATTCCATTTTTTGTGTATTTGTAAGCCAAACTCTATTATCATAAAGGGCTTAATTTTTTAAAGGAGTGCAAAATGAAAAAGAATATTGTTTTCTTTGAAGCAGTTGGTGGAAGTGATAAAGGTGCAGATGGACACAGAAAAGACACAATGCCTATGGTAAATGCGCTAAAAGCTAAGGGTTGGAATGCAGAAGTTGTGTTTTTTAGCGACGATATTTTACGCAATGAAAATGAGCGCAATAAAATTTATGAACGCGTTAGGGAGAGTGCAGATGGTTATGTTTCACGCGTAAATCCGGGCAACTTAAAAGAAGAAAAACTTTACTTTGAAGTATTGCGCAAACTTTGTGCAGATGGACTTGTAGGTATGCCTCATCCTGATGCAATGATTGGCTATGGCGCAAAAGACGCTTTAACAAAGCTTGCAGATACTCCACTTGTCCCAGATGATACTTATGCGTATTATGATATTGAGACTTTTAAAAAGACTTTCCCAAAAAGCCTAGCAAAAGGCGAGAGAGTGCTAAAGCAAAATCGCGGCTCCACAGGGGAAGGGATTTGGCGTGTGAGATTAGCAGAAGGTTCTTATAATACTTGCGATTCTTTACCACTTGATACAAAAATCATTTGCACAGAAGCCAAGGATAATCATAGCGAAGAGCGCAAACTTGGAGAGTTTATGGACTTTTGCGAGCAATACATCATTGGCGATAATGGAATGCTTGTAGATATGACTTTCTTGCCACGCATTAAAGAGGGCGAAATTAGAATTCTAATGCTTTATAAAACACCCGTTTATGTTGTGCATAAAAAGCCAGCTGAAGGGGGCGATGCCTTTTCTGCAACTCTCTTTAGTGGCGCAAAATATCGCTATGATGAGCCAAAAGAGTGGCAAGGGCTTGTGGATTGGTTCTTAGGACAACTTCCTTCTATTAAATCCAAGCTTGGAAACTATGATTTACCACTAATTTGGACAGCAGACTTTATCCTAGACACTGATGAAAAAGGCGCAGACCGCTATATTCTAGGAGAAATCAACTGCTCTTGCGTTGGCTTTACAAGCCCAGAAGAATATATGGCAAAAATTGCTGTAATGGTAGGTGATAATATTATTGATATTGTCAGTGAAAAAAAGGCATAACTCTGCTGAATATGGAATCTTTTTTTGGGGGGGGGTTCCAACTTTTAGAAAATTTTAGTTAAGTCTTTTTAAATTTTATTTTTCATTACCTAAGAGATTAAAATTCTAAAAGACTTGCTTTAAGCAAACACAAGACCCAAAAAAATCCAAATACTCTTTTTCCTGCTAATCCATATACACTTTTATAGCATTTAAGCAATTATTAATGGGGGGGGGGGGCATAATAGAATGTTTAATTTTCATTAATAAGGAGAGAGAAAAATGCGTCTTTTAATTTGTATTTTTGTCCCTTGGATAGGATTTTTTACCATAGGACGACCTATTGCTGGACTTATTTGCTTTTTGTTGCAAATTACACTAATTGGTTGGCTTCCAGCTTCAATTTGGGCTGTTTATTCTCTAGGACAATACAAAACAGATAAAAAAATTCAAGAAGCATTAAAGCAAAAACAAGGAGATTAGTTATGTTAAAATTTATATCAAGTGTTGCAATAGCATTACTTTTAAGCGCGTGTGCATATAAAACAGGTGTAGAAGTTACTCAAGAAACACTCAATAAAGTGCAAGTGCATAAAACAACAAAAAGCCAAGTAGAAAGCATTGTAGGATACCCAACAAAAAAACAGACTTTAGGTAAAAATGAAATTTGGTATTATGATTTTACTTCTATTAGCCACAATCCATTTGGAGGAAATATTGATGAAGCAACAGTGATTGAATTCAACACAAAAGGCGTAGTAACCAAAAAATATAAAACAAAAAGCGCAGGTGGAAATCCTTTGCTTAAGTAGATAGCCATCTTTTTGATAGGCTATCTTGCTTGAAACCCTTTAAAAAATCGTGCAATTTATTATACTCTCCCCTTTCTAAAAACCTAACTTTCCCACTTGGCAGATTATTTAAATGCACAAAACCATACGCAATACGCTTTAAATCTAGCACTTCCAAGCCAAAATGCGCAAAAAATCTTCTTAGCTCTCTATTTTTACCTTCTTTAAGAATCACCTTAATCTTAGAATATTTAGGTGTGTTTTTAATGCAAGTATAACCCACAAATGGCGCAAATTCCATTGCTTTAATCTTGCTTTTGCTATGCCCCCCAGCACTTGCATCTTCTAATGTAATCCCACTCTCCATTGCATCAAAAACGCTATCCTTAATAAGCCCTGATAACTTTAGCAAATACACGCGCTCTAGCTCACTCTCCATTAAAGAGCGCACAACCTTAACGCTATCACTAAGCAACAAAAGCCCCTCACTTGCAAAATCCAATCTCCCAACAGGCTTAAAATGCGAAAATCGCTTTGGCAAGGAATCATAAATCACTCTGCGCCCCCTATCATCGCGCTTACTCACAAGCTCACCCTTAGGCTTATTATAAACAATCACAGAGTATTGATCTTGTTCTCTTAAACATTTACCATTAAGATAAACCTTTGTATTTTTATCCACTTGATAGGAAAAATCACTAACAACTTCCTTATTGATAGTTACCTTGCCTTCTTTAATAAGCCTATCAGCTTCACGCCTTGAAAATTTTGAGTGGTGTGCTATGTATTGATTTAATCGCATTTTTACTTCTTAAATTGAAATTTTTTTGCTTTTAAAAGCGTTTTTAACGCCTCTTTATGCTTTCCTTGCAAAATCAACCAAAATCCTTTGCTATCTTGTTCCAAACTTCCCCCGCAAGAGAGTTTTTTCTTGGCTTCTTTTAGGATTTCTTGCATTGTTTGCTTTGCCTCAAAAAAGATTCCACAGCGTGTAATATCCTTACCCCCTGCCCTTTCTTCATTAAGCCCTAAAAAATAACTCTCACGCTCTTTAATCTCTCCACTTTTACCACAAACACAAGCGCTCTCTAGTTCTCCACACTTCTTGCATACACAATCAAAATCATCACTAAACTTTGCACCTATACTAAAATCTAATCGCGCCATTGAAACTCACTTAATACATTTTTTATTTCACTATGCACCTTAAAGCCACTCACCATTTCCAATTCTTGCGTTTGCGTTCTAAAAAGGATTCTAAGCTCGCGCTTCCCACTATGCAAAATTGCATATTCTCTAAGTCTTTCTAAACTTTGGCTCTGCATATTTGCATCTAGCAACACAAGCAAAGGCTCACTAATATCAGCTTTTTCAACCACAAAATCTACCACTTCCTTTTTGGCTTCATCTAAGGTTAGAATCTTTTCTGCCTTTAACTTTTTGGTTTCATTTTGTTCTTGCACTTGGCACTTAATTGCCACTGGAAGTTCTTTATCTAGCATTTCAACCTTTGCTAACATTTGCTCAAAGATTGTTAGCTCCACACTTCCATACAAATCTTGAATCTTTAGCATTCCATACCGCTTACCTGTTTTAGAAAACTTCACAATAATATCTTCAATCTGTCCTAAAATCAAAATTCTACTATTTTCTGCTACATCTTTAACTTGATTGCTTGGTGTATAATCAATCTCTTTAAAGCTCTCTTTATATGCATCTAATGGATGCCCTGAAGCATAAAAACCTAAGCTTTCTTTTTCAAATTCTAAAATTTCTTTTTGACTATATTCTCCCAAATCTTGCAAATCTAACTGCACACGCATTAGCTCTTCATCGTTACCAAAAAGAGAACCAGCAGCTTCTTTTTGTGCAGTTTGTGAAAGCTTTGCCGCTTCTGTTAAACTCTCAACTTGTTCAAGTAGGGATTTTCTTGTGTAACCCATACCATCTAATGCACCACTTTTAATAAAGGCTTCTAGGGATTTTTTATTCACTTTTGAAGGATCAATACGCTTTAAAAAATCCTCCAAATCTTTAAAATTCCCATTTTGCTTGCGTTCTTCTAAGATAATATTAATCGCAATCTCCCCTGCTCCCTTTATTGCTCCAAGTCCAAATAATATGCTAGCTTCTCCATCCACTTCTGCAACACTAAATTCTAATTCTGATTTTTGAATGCTAGGAGGAAGCACTTTAATGCCCATTTGATTTGCTTCTTCAGTGTATTCTACAACTTTATCAGTATCATTTTTTTCTGAAGTTAGAAGGGCTGCCATAAATTCTTTAGGATAATAAGTTTTTAAATACGCTGTCTCAAAAGTAATCATAGCATAAGCAGCAGAATGGGATTTGTTAAACCCATAACCTGCAAACTTTACAATAAGCTCCCAAAGTTCTTCTGCTTTTGCCCTATCAAAACCTTGCGCAACTGCACCATCTGCAAATTTGCTTTTATTATCTGCCATAATTTGCGCATCTTTTTTACCCATTGCACGGCGGATTAAATCTGCTCCCCCCAAAGAAAACCCTCCAATTCTTTGCACGATTTGCATAACCTGCTCTTGATAAACAATCGTTCCATAAGTTGGGCGTAAAATAGGCTCTAACTCGTCAAACATATACACAATGGGTTCTTTTCCGTGTTTTCTGTTAATAAAATCATCCACCATTCCAGATTCTAATGGACCAGGACGCCCTAGTGCAATGGTTGCAATAATGTCTTCAAAAGTGCTTGGACGCATTCTTTTATTAATCCCTTGAAACATACTGGATTCTATCTGAAAAACACCTAGCGTATTTCCGCTCTGCAAGGTTTCATAGACTTTTTTATCATTTACATCAATATTTAAAAAATCAATGCGTTTCCCACTTCGCTTTTCAATTAACTTTAAAGCATCATCTACAACAGTGAGTGTTTTTAATCCCAAAAAGTCAAACTTAATTAAATCCACATCTTCAAGATATTTCATAGAATATTGTGTAGCAATGATCCCATCGCGTTGTGAGCGATAAAGAGGAGCTTTATGCCATAATTCTTGTGTAGAATCAATTACAACAGCAGCAGCGTGCGTCCCCGGATTTCGCTTTGTTCCCTCTAAAATTAGCGCAAACTCCCACACTTTTTTTGCCAAAGGATCTCTTGAAATCAACTCCGCAATTTTTGGCTCTTTATTAAAAGCATCTTCAAGCGTAATTTCAAGCTCTTTTGGAATCAATTTCGCAAAAGAATCCGCGTCATTATAAGGCATTCCCATAACGCGTGCTACATCTCTAATGACTGCCTTTGCTTTCATCATACCAAAGGTGATCACTTGTGCAACATTATGTCTTCCATACTTTTCTGTAACATAGTCTAAAATCTCTCCGCGCCGACTTTGGCAAAAATCCATATCAATATCAGGCATACTTACGCGTTCAGGATTCAAAAATCGCTCAAAAAGTAAATCATACTTTAAAGGATCAATGTTTGTTATCTCCAAACAAAATGCAACCAAACTTCCAGCAGCACTCCCTCGCCCCGGACCTACTGGAATTCCCCTTTCTTTTGCTGCACGCACAAAATCCCAAACAATTAGCATATACCCCGGAAACTTCATAGAATTAATAATTTCTATTTCCCTCTCCAAACGCTCTGCATATTCTGTGTGCTTTTCTTGTGGCACATTTAAAAGG
The Helicobacter winghamensis ATCC BAA-430 DNA segment above includes these coding regions:
- the moaC gene encoding cyclic pyranopterin monophosphate synthase MoaC, which gives rise to MELTHLDKRQNPKMVDVSLKDSTQREAIASGKITMGKEAFGAIKEQRVKKGAVLQTAIIAAIMGAKRTSELIPMCHPLFLSSVKCNITELESENAFILEVRAKTFGQTGVEMEALMGVNIGLLTIYDMVKAIDKTMVLSEICLLEKSGGKSGHFVR
- a CDS encoding Cj0069 family protein, which gives rise to MKKNIVFFEAVGGSDKGADGHRKDTMPMVNALKAKGWNAEVVFFSDDILRNENERNKIYERVRESADGYVSRVNPGNLKEEKLYFEVLRKLCADGLVGMPHPDAMIGYGAKDALTKLADTPLVPDDTYAYYDIETFKKTFPKSLAKGERVLKQNRGSTGEGIWRVRLAEGSYNTCDSLPLDTKIICTEAKDNHSEERKLGEFMDFCEQYIIGDNGMLVDMTFLPRIKEGEIRILMLYKTPVYVVHKKPAEGGDAFSATLFSGAKYRYDEPKEWQGLVDWFLGQLPSIKSKLGNYDLPLIWTADFILDTDEKGADRYILGEINCSCVGFTSPEEYMAKIAVMVGDNIIDIVSEKKA
- a CDS encoding YqaE/Pmp3 family membrane protein, coding for MRLLICIFVPWIGFFTIGRPIAGLICFLLQITLIGWLPASIWAVYSLGQYKTDKKIQEALKQKQGD
- a CDS encoding outer membrane protein assembly factor BamE, translating into MLKFISSVAIALLLSACAYKTGVEVTQETLNKVQVHKTTKSQVESIVGYPTKKQTLGKNEIWYYDFTSISHNPFGGNIDEATVIEFNTKGVVTKKYKTKSAGGNPLLK
- a CDS encoding pseudouridine synthase; the encoded protein is MRLNQYIAHHSKFSRREADRLIKEGKVTINKEVVSDFSYQVDKNTKVYLNGKCLREQDQYSVIVYNKPKGELVSKRDDRGRRVIYDSLPKRFSHFKPVGRLDFASEGLLLLSDSVKVVRSLMESELERVYLLKLSGLIKDSVFDAMESGITLEDASAGGHSKSKIKAMEFAPFVGYTCIKNTPKYSKIKVILKEGKNRELRRFFAHFGLEVLDLKRIAYGFVHLNNLPSGKVRFLERGEYNKLHDFLKGFKQDSLSKRWLST
- the dnaE gene encoding DNA polymerase III subunit alpha, whose product is MMSQTPKFTHLHLHTEYSLLDGLNKVKVLAKKIKEYGMDSVAVTDHGNMFGAIEFYKAMKAEGIKPILGMEAYLHNAEEISDKSNQRFHLCLYAKNLEGYKNLMYLSSQACLYGFHMKPRISKKMLREHSAGLICSSACLNGEVQWHLNTKKDDNKGRKGYERAKEVALEYKEIFGEDFYLELMRHGIEEQQLIDNQLLKLSQETGIKIIATNDTHYANQSDSTAQEVAFCIGFGKDFDDPNRMRHTVQEFYIKTPEQMAELYADLPEALEHTQEIANKCNLELHLGDPTPPSFKFTQEYAKAEGLDFTQDSEYFAYKCREGLKKRLLNVPQEKHTEYAERLEREIEIINSMKFPGYMLIVWDFVRAAKERGIPVGPGRGSAAGSLVAFCLEITNIDPLKYDLLFERFLNPERVSMPDIDMDFCQSRRGEILDYVTEKYGRHNVAQVITFGMMKAKAVIRDVARVMGMPYNDADSFAKLIPKELEITLEDAFNKEPKIAELISRDPLAKKVWEFALILEGTKRNPGTHAAAVVIDSTQELWHKAPLYRSQRDGIIATQYSMKYLEDVDLIKFDFLGLKTLTVVDDALKLIEKRSGKRIDFLNIDVNDKKVYETLQSGNTLGVFQIESSMFQGINKRMRPSTFEDIIATIALGRPGPLESGMVDDFINRKHGKEPIVYMFDELEPILRPTYGTIVYQEQVMQIVQRIGGFSLGGADLIRRAMGKKDAQIMADNKSKFADGAVAQGFDRAKAEELWELIVKFAGYGFNKSHSAAYAMITFETAYLKTYYPKEFMAALLTSEKNDTDKVVEYTEEANQMGIKVLPPSIQKSELEFSVAEVDGEASILFGLGAIKGAGEIAINIILEERKQNGNFKDLEDFLKRIDPSKVNKKSLEAFIKSGALDGMGYTRKSLLEQVESLTEAAKLSQTAQKEAAGSLFGNDEELMRVQLDLQDLGEYSQKEILEFEKESLGFYASGHPLDAYKESFKEIDYTPSNQVKDVAENSRILILGQIEDIIVKFSKTGKRYGMLKIQDLYGSVELTIFEQMLAKVEMLDKELPVAIKCQVQEQNETKKLKAEKILTLDEAKKEVVDFVVEKADISEPLLVLLDANMQSQSLERLREYAILHSGKRELRILFRTQTQELEMVSGFKVHSEIKNVLSEFQWRD